One segment of Acidiferrobacteraceae bacterium DNA contains the following:
- a CDS encoding tetratricopeptide repeat protein translates to GFGAAGMLSKENAVALPLFAVVIDATVFGALPPWARLAGLPRRTRAVLWSVAAGVVLLFTALAVFYFSSRYGARDFTQSERLLTEARVLFFYLALLLFPRIDWFGGQHDDITLSHSLVQPWTTLPAVAGLLILVVVALRVRRSAPILSFAVLWFLAGHLLESTFIPLEIAHEHRNYLPILGPMLAIGAGAAWVAREYRSRLPLILLSLLIALSAVITTIRSGQWANNDVYTYFEALHHPSSPRAQAGLASVLAKQGDFAGAISRFGRAAALDPHEPGYPVNRSIVISWSGHKLPQADEQALSRQLRTDPITPLTQVTMQYAVGCLTGRCRSLQKPMEAWLRVIVDRFRSNPSKRSFYDYLLGRTLAAQGRVNEAISYLRRSHEEDRNYLHPLFMITDIYLEHGQMKQARKELEILRQANRVSLYPRDRDIERLAAKIHELEARPQGGPAGK, encoded by the coding sequence GGCTTTGGCGCCGCGGGCATGCTCAGCAAGGAAAACGCTGTCGCCCTGCCATTGTTCGCCGTAGTCATCGACGCGACTGTCTTCGGAGCCCTGCCACCCTGGGCGCGCCTCGCCGGTCTTCCACGTCGCACGCGCGCCGTCCTGTGGTCCGTGGCGGCCGGAGTGGTGCTGCTTTTCACCGCGCTGGCGGTGTTCTATTTCAGTTCCCGCTATGGCGCCCGCGACTTCACCCAGAGCGAGCGCCTCCTGACCGAGGCCCGGGTCCTGTTCTTCTACCTGGCGCTATTGCTGTTCCCGCGCATCGACTGGTTCGGCGGCCAGCATGACGACATCACCCTGTCCCATTCCTTGGTACAACCCTGGACCACACTGCCGGCGGTTGCCGGCCTGTTGATCCTGGTGGTGGTGGCGCTGAGAGTACGGCGGTCCGCGCCGATACTGAGCTTTGCGGTTCTGTGGTTCCTCGCCGGCCATCTGCTTGAATCCACCTTCATTCCCCTGGAGATCGCACACGAACATCGCAACTATCTGCCCATACTCGGGCCAATGCTGGCGATAGGCGCCGGCGCTGCCTGGGTGGCGCGCGAGTATCGTAGCCGCCTTCCCCTGATCCTCCTCAGCTTGCTCATTGCCCTGTCCGCCGTCATTACTACAATTCGTTCCGGACAGTGGGCCAACAACGACGTCTACACATATTTCGAGGCCCTCCATCATCCCTCTTCGCCACGGGCACAGGCAGGCCTCGCTTCGGTACTGGCAAAACAAGGGGACTTTGCCGGCGCGATTTCCCGATTTGGACGCGCGGCGGCGCTTGATCCCCACGAACCGGGATATCCGGTCAATCGGTCCATTGTCATCTCATGGAGCGGACACAAGCTTCCGCAAGCAGATGAACAGGCGCTCTCCAGGCAGTTGCGAACCGACCCAATCACCCCACTGACCCAGGTAACCATGCAATACGCCGTCGGCTGTCTGACGGGTCGTTGCCGCAGCCTGCAAAAACCCATGGAGGCCTGGCTGCGCGTGATCGTGGACCGGTTCCGCTCGAATCCCTCCAAGCGGTCGTTCTACGACTACCTGCTCGGACGCACCCTCGCCGCACAAGGCCGCGTCAATGAAGCGATTTCATACCTGCGCCGGTCCCACGAAGAGGACCGAAACTACCTGCATCCGCTGTTCATGATCACCGATATCTATCTCGAACATGGCCAAATGAAGCAGGCACGCAAGGAACTGGAAATCCTGCGCCAGGCCAACCGGGTCAGTCTCTATCCCCGGGACCGGGACATCGAGCGGCTGGCCGCAAAGATTCACGAACTGGAAGCACGGCCACAAGGCGGCCCCGCCGGGAAATGA
- a CDS encoding glycosyltransferase family 2 protein: MHDLSIVIPAKDEAEGLRALLPQIKALYPEAEVIVVNDGSRDDTAAVSGDAGARVLSNPYSMGNGAAIKRGARAAKGRILVFLDADGQHDASDIPRLLEKLGEGYDMVVGARSIRGQAGLHRAFANSIYNRMASMMTGFRIEDLTSGFRAVRANKFRRFLYLLPNGFSYPTTSTMAFFRSAYAVAYIPIAIRRRSSKSNIHLFRDGTRFFLIILRIGALFSPMRLFLPVSAALFVTGVGYYAYTFLTSHRFTNMSALLIIAATITFLIGIVSEQVSALHYRPSGDWQRDEAEEE, translated from the coding sequence ATGCATGATCTTTCCATCGTGATACCCGCCAAGGATGAGGCCGAAGGCCTGCGCGCCCTGCTGCCTCAAATCAAGGCCCTGTATCCGGAAGCCGAAGTGATCGTGGTCAACGATGGTTCGCGAGATGACACCGCCGCCGTGAGCGGGGACGCAGGCGCAAGGGTTCTTTCAAATCCCTACTCCATGGGGAACGGCGCCGCGATCAAGCGTGGCGCCCGGGCAGCCAAAGGCCGGATACTGGTATTTCTGGACGCCGATGGTCAGCACGATGCAAGCGATATCCCCCGGCTCCTGGAAAAACTCGGTGAGGGATATGACATGGTCGTGGGTGCACGATCCATTCGCGGCCAGGCGGGACTGCATCGCGCCTTTGCCAATTCGATTTACAACCGCATGGCGTCGATGATGACCGGGTTCCGCATCGAGGACCTCACGTCCGGCTTTCGCGCGGTCCGGGCAAACAAGTTTCGGCGTTTTCTCTACCTGCTGCCCAATGGCTTTTCCTATCCAACCACCAGCACCATGGCATTTTTTCGTTCCGCCTATGCCGTGGCCTATATCCCGATCGCGATTCGCCGGCGGTCCAGCAAAAGCAATATCCATCTGTTCCGCGACGGAACCAGGTTCTTTCTGATCATCCTGCGAATCGGGGCACTGTTCTCACCGATGCGCCTGTTCCTGCCCGTCAGCGCCGCTCTGTTCGTTACCGGAGTCGGCTACTACGCCTACACCTTTCTCACGTCCCACCGATTCACGAATATGAGCGCCCTGTTGATTATCGCGGCGACCATTACGTTCCTGATCGGCATTGTTTCGGAGCAGGTATCGGCGCTCCACTACCGCCCCAGCGGTGACTGGCAGCGGGACGAAGCAGAAGAAGAGTGA
- a CDS encoding glycosyltransferase family 4 protein yields MLTRNFPPLLGGMELVRGCRLRPLPLFLLLCYARGRKLARVVRPDLILAGSGLTALPAVLLARALDIPAVTVLHGLDLVVNHGLYQRFFVPAIRRCDVVIVNSRNTGELARHKGIDPGRIRVLNPGVTLPDPQSSPDAASFRAERGIGEEEIILLSVGRLTRRKGLAEFVEKVLPGLVGENPRFRLLIVGGNATRALRGSGNEQQRITAAAARAGLERHVTFLGAVSEEELSRAYASARCLVFPVLDLPDDVEGFGMVAAEAAAHGLPTIAFAAGGVPDAVASGVSGTLVPAGDYEGMAKAILENASVEVPGEVRARCRKFAERFAWDRYGAELNRICQDALAR; encoded by the coding sequence ATGTTGACCCGGAATTTCCCGCCGTTGCTTGGCGGCATGGAGCTCGTTCGTGGCTGCAGGCTCAGACCGTTACCCCTGTTTCTTCTGCTTTGCTATGCGCGTGGACGGAAACTGGCCCGAGTGGTGCGCCCGGACCTGATTCTCGCAGGCAGCGGTCTGACGGCATTGCCGGCTGTTTTGCTCGCGCGTGCGCTGGACATACCCGCCGTCACCGTACTGCACGGCCTGGATCTTGTCGTGAACCATGGTCTGTACCAGCGTTTTTTTGTACCGGCAATCCGTCGTTGTGATGTCGTGATCGTTAACAGCCGGAACACCGGGGAACTGGCGCGCCATAAAGGTATCGATCCGGGCCGGATCCGTGTCCTCAATCCCGGGGTTACACTTCCGGATCCACAGTCTTCGCCGGATGCGGCGTCATTCCGGGCTGAACGCGGAATCGGTGAGGAGGAGATTATACTGCTCAGTGTCGGACGGCTGACACGAAGAAAGGGCCTGGCGGAGTTTGTTGAAAAGGTGTTGCCAGGCCTGGTTGGCGAGAACCCGCGCTTCCGGCTTCTGATTGTCGGCGGGAACGCCACCCGTGCCCTGCGCGGCTCCGGCAACGAGCAGCAACGGATTACGGCGGCCGCTGCTCGCGCCGGTCTGGAGCGCCATGTGACCTTTCTTGGAGCGGTATCGGAAGAGGAATTGTCCCGCGCCTATGCCTCCGCGCGCTGTCTCGTTTTCCCGGTGCTGGATCTGCCGGACGATGTGGAAGGATTCGGAATGGTCGCCGCCGAGGCGGCGGCCCATGGGCTGCCTACCATCGCATTTGCCGCCGGCGGAGTTCCCGATGCCGTCGCATCAGGCGTGTCCGGTACGCTGGTACCCGCGGGTGACTATGAGGGAATGGCGAAGGCGATTCTGGAGAACGCGAGTGTCGAGGTTCCCGGCGAGGTTCGGGCAAGATGCCGGAAATTCGCGGAGCGATTTGCCTGGGACCGCTATGGTGCCGAACTGAACCGGATTTGTCAGGACGCGCTTGCCCGCTAG